GACCCGCTGCACCCGGTGCGGGCCGGCCTCGAACTTGAAGCGGGAGTAGGCGCCATCGCCCTTGACGGCAAAGGTGACCTCCTTGAAGCCACCGGACTCGCCCTCCGACGTGTTCATCGGCTCGGTGTTCCAGCCATGGCGCTCGGCGAACCGCGAGTACATGCGGTACAGGTCGCCGGCCCAGAGGGCGGCCTCATCGCCGCCGGCAGCGGCGCGGATCTCGACGATCACGTCTTTGGCGTCGTTGGGGTCCTTGGGCACCAGCATCACCCGCAGGCGCTTCTCCAGTCGCTCGGCGGCGGCGCGGCGCTCTTCGGCCATCTCACGGAGTTCGGCGGAGACCGCCTCGTCGGATTCGTCGCGGGCCAGTTCGGTGGCCTCGTCGGCGTCGGTGTGGGCGGAGCGCAGCTGATGCCACACCTCGACCAGGCCCTTCAGCTCAGAGTGCCTCCTGGCAACCTCGGAATAGCGGGCCTGGTCGCCGGCGATTTCGGGGTCACCCATCAGCGCCAGGGTCTCCTCGAACGCCGACACCATCTCGGCCATCCGGTCGGCCAGCTGTTGATCCATCAGCGCGACAGCTCGTACCCGAGCGCCCCCGGCACGATCGGGCCCCGCTGCTCCACGGCGGCACGCTCCTCGTCGTCCAGCGACGCCAGCAGCGACGCCACCGCCACCTCCACCTGGTCGGCGGCGGGCTCGCCGGTGGTGAGCCGCTGCAGCCAGATGCCCGGGCGGGCGGCGAATGCCATCCACCGCTTGTCGGCGGCGGCCTTCAACACCTCGTAGGCGATGCCGGCGATCACCGGGATGAGGAACACCCGGCTGGCGATCAGCCACGGCCACGACGGGCGGCCCAGCGCGCTGAACACGATGATGGCGATGAGCACCACGATCATCAGGAAGTTGGTGCCGCAGCGGGGATGGCGGGGGCTGTAGCGCTGGATGGCCCCGATGGTGAGCGGGTCACCGGCCTCGTAGGCGTGGATCGTCTTGTGCTCTGCGCCGTGGAACTCGAACACCCGCTTGATGTCCTTGGAGCGCCCGATCGCCCAGATGTAGCCGACGAACATGCCCAGGCGCAGCACCGAATCCAACACGTTGAACAGCAGCGTCGACTCGCCGAGCAGCCGCTCGATGCCGCGGGCGGCGAGCAGCGGCAGGATCATGAACACGCCCAGGAAGAACACCAGGGCGAAGGCCATCGCCACGGCGATGTGGCCCGACTTGAGCTCCTCGGCGCCCTCCTCCTGCTCGGCCTTGCGGGCTGACCACGACAGCGCCCGGAACCCGAGGCTGAGGGACTCGCCGAGCACCATGATCCCGCGGAAGAAGGGGATGCGGGCCAGGCGGGACCGCGACGACAGCCGGGGCAGCTCGTTGCGTTGGACTTCGATGATCCCGTCGGGTCGCCGCACCGCCACCGCCCAGGCGGTGGGGGCGCGCATCATCACGCCCTCGATGACTGCTTGTCCGCCGACGGTGGCACCGGGCGAACGACTCATCAGGACTCCGTCTCGGAGCCCTCTTTCGTCGTGAACGACTCGCGGCCATAGCGCTTACGGAAGCGCTCGACCCGTCCGCCGGTGTCGACGA
This genomic window from Acidimicrobiia bacterium contains:
- the prfA gene encoding peptide chain release factor 1, with amino-acid sequence MDQQLADRMAEMVSAFEETLALMGDPEIAGDQARYSEVARRHSELKGLVEVWHQLRSAHTDADEATELARDESDEAVSAELREMAEERRAAAERLEKRLRVMLVPKDPNDAKDVIVEIRAAAGGDEAALWAGDLYRMYSRFAERHGWNTEPMNTSEGESGGFKEVTFAVKGDGAYSRFKFEAGPHRVQRVPKTESQGRIHTSIATVAVLPEVEEVEVHIDDNDLDIDVFRSTGPGGQSVNTTDSAVRITHKPTGLVVTCQDEKSQLQNKAKALRVLRARLNQIEIDKRQSALAADRRAQVGTGERSEKIRTYNYKENRVTDHRVGLTIKRLPDILEGDLDDFVDALTLEDEARRLSGE
- a CDS encoding DUF1385 domain-containing protein — translated: MSRSPGATVGGQAVIEGVMMRAPTAWAVAVRRPDGIIEVQRNELPRLSSRSRLARIPFFRGIMVLGESLSLGFRALSWSARKAEQEEGAEELKSGHIAVAMAFALVFFLGVFMILPLLAARGIERLLGESTLLFNVLDSVLRLGMFVGYIWAIGRSKDIKRVFEFHGAEHKTIHAYEAGDPLTIGAIQRYSPRHPRCGTNFLMIVVLIAIIVFSALGRPSWPWLIASRVFLIPVIAGIAYEVLKAAADKRWMAFAARPGIWLQRLTTGEPAADQVEVAVASLLASLDDEERAAVEQRGPIVPGALGYELSR